The proteins below are encoded in one region of Gadus macrocephalus chromosome 14, ASM3116895v1:
- the LOC132472455 gene encoding ras-specific guanine nucleotide-releasing factor 1-like, translated as MQKGMRLNDGHVTYLALLAKKDGTRRGGLSKKSSDNTKWHAKWFALLQNMLFYFENDSSSRPAGLYLLEGCACDRAPSPKPSLSAKECLEKQYETRVTFFSSLPSTIEFSLFSFNNGMVVSSCRELDNNRSALSAASAFAIATAGANDGTPTKEKYRRMSLASTGFPTDQRNGDKEFVIRRAATNRVLNVLRHWVSKHAQDFEVNTELKLRVISFLEEVMHDPELLTQERKAAANIIRTLTQEDPGDHQISLEEITRMGLEGGKSEPFESHSALEIAEQLTLLDHLVFKVIPYEEFFGQGWMKNDKNERTPYIMKTTKHFNDISNLIATEILKWDDVNLRVGVLEKWVAVADICRCLHNYNAVLEITSSLNRSSIFRLKKTWLKVSKQTKTVIDKLQKLVSSEGRFKNLREALKNCDPPCVPYLGMYLTDLAFIEEGTPNYTEDQLVNFSKMRMISHIIREIRQFQQTAYKIDYQPKASQYLLDSSSVLDEESLYEASLRIEPKPSS; from the exons ATGCAGAAGGGGATGAGACTCAACGACGGGCATGTCACCTACTTGGCGCTTTTGGCCAAGAAGGACGGAACGAGGCGAGGTGGCCTGAGCAAGAAGAGCTCGGACAACACCAAATGGCACGCCAAATGGTTCGCCCTGCTGCAAAACATGCTGTTTTACTTCGAAAACGACTCGAGCTCCAGGCCCGCCGGACTCTACCTGTTGGAGGGCTGTGCGTGCGACAGGGCGCCGTCGCCGAAACCCTCCCTCTCCGCCAAGGAGTGCTTGGAGAAGCAG TATGAAACAAGGGTTACATttttctcttccctcccctccaccataGAGTTCTCTCTGTTTTCATTTAACAACGGCATGGTGGTGTCTTCGTGTCGGGAATTGGACAACAACCGCAGCGCCCTGTCGGCCGCCTCCGCCTTTGCTATCGCAACCGCCGGCGCAAACGACGGCACTCCCACCAAGGAGAAGTACCGCCGAATGTCCCTTGCCAGCACTG GGTTCCCCACTGACCAGAGGAACGGGGACAAGGAGTTTGTGATCAGGAGAGCTGCCACCAACAGAGTCCTCAACGTCCTGCGACACTGGGTCTCCAAGCACGCCCAG GACTTTGAGGTGAACACGGAGCTGAAGCTCAGGGTGATCAGCTTCCTGGAGGAGGTCATGCACGACCCTGAGCTGCTCACACAAGAGAGGAAGGCCGCTGCCAACATCATCAG AACTCTTACCCAGGAGGACCCTGGGGACCACCAGATCAGCCTGGAGGAGATCACACGGATG GGACTGGAAGGGGGGAAGTCAGAGCCGTTTGAGAGCCACTCTGCCTTGGAGATAGCAGAACAGCTCACTCTGCTGGATCACCTGGTATTTAAGGTCATCCCCTACGA GGAGTTCTTTGGTCAAGGCTGGATGAAGAACGACAAGAATGAGAGGACTCCATACATCATGAAGACGACCAAACACTTCAATGAT ATCAGCAACCTGATCGCCACGGAGATCCTGAAATGGGACGACGTGAACCTGCGGGTTGGGGTTCTGGAGAAGTGGGTGGCGGTGGCCGACATCTGCCGCTGTCTCCACAACTACAACGCTGTGCTTGAGATCACCTCCTCCCTAAACCGGAGCTCCATCTTCCGCCTGAAGAAGACCTGGCTCAAAGTCTCTAAGCAG ACCAAGACCGTAATTGACAAGTTACAGAAGCTGGTGTCGTCTGAGGGGAGGTTCAAAAACCTCAGAGAGGCTCTGAAGAA CTGTGACCCACCGTGCGTTCCCTACCTGGGCATGTACCTGACAGACTTGGCCTTCATCGAGGAGGGCACCCCCAACTACACCGAGGACCAGCTGGTCAACTTCTCCAAGATGAGAATG ATATCCCACATCATCCGGGAGATACGCCAGTTTCAGCAGACAGCTTACAAGATTGATTATCAGCCAAAG GCATCCCAGTATCTCCTGGACAGCAGCAGTGTGTTGGATGAGGAGAGCCTCTATGAAGCGTCGCTGAGGATCGAGCCCAAGCCCTCTTCGTGA
- the ctsh gene encoding pro-cathepsin H isoform X2, which yields MSRFTAAVGVFTALIYAVQLTPLVPLEDEYHFKTWMSQHSKDYDLTEYSYRLRIFTENKRTIDHHNAGDHSFKMGLSQFTDMTFGEFKKSYLLTEPQNCSATKGNHVVSSGPYPDSVDWRELGNFVTPVKNQGHCGSCWTFSTTGCLESVTAIARGKLLLLSEQQLVDCAQAFNNHGCNGGLPSQAFEYIRYNGGIMTEEDYPYKGSDAPCQFVPGLEAAFVRDVINITSYDEKAMVDAVARLNPVSLGFEVTSDFMHYKEGVYTSSMCRNTTDTVNHAVLAVGYGVEEEGGAPYWIVKNSWGPSWGIDGYFLIERGRNMCGLAACSSYPLV from the exons ATGTCCCGCTTCACTGCCGCTGTCGGGGTTTTCACTGCACTTATATATGCAGTGCAATTAACACCATTGGTTCCACTGGAAG ATGAGTATCATTTCAAAACATGGATGTCACAG CACAGTAAGGACTATGACTTGACAGAATACAGCTATCGGCTGCGGATATTCACCGAGAACAAGAGGACAATCGATCATCACAATGCCGGGGACCATTCCTTCAAAA TGGGGCTCAGTCAGTTCACAGACATGACATTTGGAGAATTTAAGAAGTCATATCTTTTGACCGAGCCTCAG aACTGCTCCGCGACCAAAGGGAATCATGTAGTCAGCAGTGGACCTTACCCTGACTCTGTAGACTGGAGGGAGTTGGGCAACTTTGTGACGCCAGTCAAGAACCAG GGCCACTGTGGCAGTTGCTGGACATTTTCCACCACTGGCTGCTTGGAGTCTGTCACTGCCATTGCAAGAGGGAAGCTCCTACTGCTG TCTGAGCAGCAACTAGTAGACTGTGCCCAGGCCTTCAACAACCACGGATGCAATGG GGGGCTTCCTAGTCAGGCGTTTGAGTATATCAGATACAACGGGGGCATTATGACTGAAGAAGACTATCCCTACAAAGGCTCA GATGCCCCCTGCCAATTTGTGCCTGGGTTGGAGGCTGCTTTCGTCAGAGATGTGATCAACATAACCTCT TATGATGAGAAGGCGATGGTTGATGCAGTTGCCAGACTCAACCCTGTCAGTCTTGGCTTTGAGGTCACCTCTGATTTCATGCACTACAAGGAAGGAGTATATACCAG CTCCATGTGTCGCAACACTACGGACACTGTGAACCATGCCGTGCTGGCTGTGGGGTATGGCgtggaggaagaaggaggggcACCATATTGGATCGTGAAGAACTCCTGGGGCCCCAGCTGGGGAATCGATGG ATATTTCCTTATCGAACGAGGAAGGAATATGTGTGGACTGGCGGCTTGCTCTTCATACCCTTTGGTCTGA
- the ctsh gene encoding pro-cathepsin H isoform X1 — MSRFTAAVGVFTALIYAVQLTPLVPLEDEYHFKTWMSQHSKDYDLTEYSYRLRIFTENKRTIDHHNAGDHSFKMGLSQFTDMTFGEFKKSYLLTEPQNCSATKGNHVVSSGPYPDSVDWRELGNFVTPVKNQGHCGSCWTFSTTGCLESVTAIARGKLLLLSEQQLVDCAQAFNNHGCNGGLPSQAFEYIRYNGGIMTEEDYPYKGSDAPCQFVPGLEAAFVRDVINITSYDEKAMVDAVARLNPVSLGFEVTSDFMHYKEGVYTRWVLVQLVTNSLRCALSSMCRNTTDTVNHAVLAVGYGVEEEGGAPYWIVKNSWGPSWGIDGYFLIERGRNMCGLAACSSYPLV, encoded by the exons ATGTCCCGCTTCACTGCCGCTGTCGGGGTTTTCACTGCACTTATATATGCAGTGCAATTAACACCATTGGTTCCACTGGAAG ATGAGTATCATTTCAAAACATGGATGTCACAG CACAGTAAGGACTATGACTTGACAGAATACAGCTATCGGCTGCGGATATTCACCGAGAACAAGAGGACAATCGATCATCACAATGCCGGGGACCATTCCTTCAAAA TGGGGCTCAGTCAGTTCACAGACATGACATTTGGAGAATTTAAGAAGTCATATCTTTTGACCGAGCCTCAG aACTGCTCCGCGACCAAAGGGAATCATGTAGTCAGCAGTGGACCTTACCCTGACTCTGTAGACTGGAGGGAGTTGGGCAACTTTGTGACGCCAGTCAAGAACCAG GGCCACTGTGGCAGTTGCTGGACATTTTCCACCACTGGCTGCTTGGAGTCTGTCACTGCCATTGCAAGAGGGAAGCTCCTACTGCTG TCTGAGCAGCAACTAGTAGACTGTGCCCAGGCCTTCAACAACCACGGATGCAATGG GGGGCTTCCTAGTCAGGCGTTTGAGTATATCAGATACAACGGGGGCATTATGACTGAAGAAGACTATCCCTACAAAGGCTCA GATGCCCCCTGCCAATTTGTGCCTGGGTTGGAGGCTGCTTTCGTCAGAGATGTGATCAACATAACCTCT TATGATGAGAAGGCGATGGTTGATGCAGTTGCCAGACTCAACCCTGTCAGTCTTGGCTTTGAGGTCACCTCTGATTTCATGCACTACAAGGAAGGAGTATATACCAG GTGGGTTCTAGTACAACTGGTGACCAATTCCCTGCGCTGTGCTCTCAGCTCCATGTGTCGCAACACTACGGACACTGTGAACCATGCCGTGCTGGCTGTGGGGTATGGCgtggaggaagaaggaggggcACCATATTGGATCGTGAAGAACTCCTGGGGCCCCAGCTGGGGAATCGATGG ATATTTCCTTATCGAACGAGGAAGGAATATGTGTGGACTGGCGGCTTGCTCTTCATACCCTTTGGTCTGA